tggtaggcagtatgacttgtatcgtccacaactcacttgtgttctactcgtgcatataacatcaacataaataacctaggctcggatgccactgttgggtttcgtagtaatttcaaaaattttcctacgcacacgcaagatcatgtgatgcatagcaacgaggggagagtgttgtctacgtacccaacacagaccgaccgcggaagcgatgacacgacgtagaggaagtagtcgtacgtcttcaagatccaaccgatcaagcaccgaaactacggcacctccgagttcgagcacacgttcagctcgatgacgatccccggactccgatccagcaaagtgtcggggaagagttccgtcagcacgacggcgtggtgacgatcttgatgaactacagcagcagggcttcgcctaaactccgctacagtattatcgaggtatatggtggcagggggcaccgcacacggctaaggaatagatcacgtggatcaacttgttgtgtctttggtgctagccctgcccctctatttatatgttgagccccggggtcgaaacttggagcaaaagcctcctcaacgtcggttttgcccgaaaggcaagagtcccactcggactccaggaccaaacgccacaatccttggcgtctggcccagacgccatgggcctcggcgtctggcccagggccagacgccagggtctccggcgtttggccccctggcctccgcaaaactcctttttgcaccgatctaaagcctcatgggcttgaccccttggcctaaccatatcatccaatatatgaatctttacgtcttgaccatttcgagactcctcgtcatgtccccgatctcatccgggactccgaactccttcggttcatcaaaacatgtaaactcataatataactgtcatcgtaaccttaagcgtgcggaccctacgggttcgagaacaatgtagacatgaccgagacacgtctccggtcaataaccaatagcgggacctggatgcccatattggctcctacatattctacggagatctttatcggtcagaccgcataacaacatacgctgttccctttgtcatcggtatgttacttgcccgagattcgatcgtcggtatccaatacctagttaaatctcgttacgggcaagtctctttactcgttccgtaatacatcatctcacaactaacatattagttgcagtgcttgcaaggcttatgtgatgtgcattaccgagagggcccaaagatacctctccgataatcggagtgacaaatcctaatctcgaaatacgccaacccaacatctacttttggagacacctgtaatgctcctttataatcacccagttacgttgtgacgtttggtagcacccaaagtgttcctccggcaaacgggagttgcataatctcatagtcataggaacatgtataagtcatgaagaaagcaatagcaacatactaaacgatcaggtgctaagctaatggaatgggtcatgtcaatcagatcattcaactaatgatgtgatctcgttactcaaataacaactcattgttcatggtcaggaaacataaccatctttgattaacgagctagtcaagtagaggcatactagtgacactttgtttgtctatgtattcacacatgtattatgtttccggttaatacaattctagcatgaataataaacatttatcatgattataaggaaataaataataactttattattgcctctagggcatatttccttcagtatgttgttatgcggtctgactgataaagatctttgtagaatatgtgggagccaatacgagcatccaggttccgctattggttattgaccggagacgtgtctcggtcatgtctacatagttctcgaacctgtagggtccgcacgcttaacgttacgatgacagttttattatgcgtttatatgttttgatgtaccgaaggttgttcgaagtcccggatgtgatcacggacatgacgaggagtctcgaaatggtcgagacataaagattaatatattggaagcctatgtttggatatcggaagtgttccgggtgaaatcgggattttaccggagtaccgggaggttaccggaaccccccgggaggtaaatgggccttagtgggctttagtggaagagaggagaggtggccagggctgggccgcgcgcccctcccccctagtctgaataggacaaggagaggggggcggcgcccccccttccttctctctctcctctttccgcctcccgaatcctattccaactaggaaaaggggggggggggatcctactcccggtgggagtaggactcctcctggccggccacaccccccttgctcctttatatacgggggctgggggcaccccatagacacaacaattgatcaagttgatcttttagccgtgtgcggtgcccccctccaccacagtccacctcgataatactgtagcggtgcttaggcgaagccctgcgtcggtagaacatcaacatcgtcaccacaccgtcgtgctgacgaaactctccctcaacactcggctggatcggagttcgagggacgtcatcgggctgaacgtgtgctgaactcggaggtgccgtacgttcggtacttgatcggtcggatcgtgaagacgtacaactacatcaaccgcgttgtgctaacgcttccgctttcggtctacgagggtacgtagacaacactctcccatctcgttgctatgcatcaccatgatcttgcgtgtgcataggaatttcttttgaaattactacgttccccaacagatccatGGGTGTGGGATTCCCGGCAGCGTGCGGGCTCCCGGCGATGGTGGGCTCGGTCGACGGCGGGCTTGGGCGATGGCGTCGATCGCGCGGTGCCGGATCTCGTCGCTTGTGGCGGATCTCGCCACTCCGGCCATCGTGGGGGAACCTGGACCTGGGGCGGCGGCCCCGTTAGGCATGGCGACGACGCCCTCGGCTGGCGACGTTCGCGGGGGTGGATGGACAGCATCTTGACCGCGTGGGCGGTGAGTTGCCGGTGGATCTCCTCCGCGTTGCAGGCTCTCTCCCGCTGCACTTGGTGGCTTATGATCGCGGTCGTCGGCCTCGATGCGTTCGCGGGGGCTGGTCGAGGTGACCTCGAACCGGAGTAAACTCTGGATGACTCGTTCATCCCGACGATGGCGACGACCAGGGTTGCCGTTCTCCTCCTTGCAGGCGCCGTCGAGGTCCTTGCCCTCCACCCCGACCCCATGCTCGTGTGAAAACCCAAAATCTCCTTAGATTGGGCGGCGGCACTGCCTGTGTcgtacctgtcgtggaattgtcacgacagatgtcctagtgtgagaacttagtcgtgaggccaacgcatctatgtggtagcttgagaggggttgagcggaatcgagataCGTAACAAACACAAgaccgggaaacatcatccggtaacaaccctacatgctgtttgggggtgccctgcccctccttgtataagttgaaggggcgggttaaaCTAAGacttaagacttaaactatttagTCAACATTAGATAGAAAATGAAAAAAGAGTATTATTTGGAAAATCACATACCAACATAGGCTGAATGTTTGGGTGTTACCATTTGTTGGATTGTTACAATGCATTACACTATGCGCATTAACAATCTATACATGTTTTTTGAGCCAATATGGATGGGCTTCTAAGTGTTCCTCAAATTATTGTAGTAACATGCTAGCAGGAAGTTTTTGAGCGTGGGTCCTCCACCAGCATGTGTGTGGGGTTAGGGAAGGAATGCATGTGAGGAAATATTTTCTCTTGAACTTGATTGATTTTTGGAGCCCGTCTTAGAGATTGCTTCACTGTAACGACCTTCATGAGCAAACCAAGGATGTTgagaaactgaaaaacaacatgtAAAAACATACATACAGAGCAACCAAACCAGGAGAAGAGTGCAAGTAAATAAATTGTCTTAGCATCATGGAAATTTACTGGCATGTATAAGAATAGTGGGAATCGATGAACCCAATTGATCAAAGGCATGGCATTAAATCCATGCAGAAAACCCGTCAACCCAAAAGGAAGTGCCCCTATAGAAATCCTACCGCTACTCATACCGAGTTAAATGGATACTCCCtgtacacacacaaaaaaaaaagaattaaatggacaATGTGGGAATTGGCCTAAGGATTGGGTCTGATTCCATGGCATCACGTccgtccctcaaaaaaaaaaaatcctccTTGACTTCCGAACCAATGCTTCAGGAGTAGCCTATGTTCAATTTCTATTTGTTGCCAAATAGAGATTTGCTCTTCTAAAAAACTGTGACTCTGCATTACATACATAGTCCTTTAGTAAACAGAAGATAGCTCCAAAAATACTAAGATATTTTTTTAATATAGTAGGCAGAACACCTGATTTTTGTCTAAAAAGGAAGCACATGTGCACATGTAATAATCTTAAACATAGGGGTTGAACTGGCAGCTGATTGCATCTATATAAGCAACACACTGGCGGACTAACCCCAACACTGGTCGTGCAAAGCACGGCACCCGTACGGCAGCAAATTGCATGCATGTGGTACTACAAAATTTACACGTGAAGACCAAATTAGACTGAAGCAGATTGACACCAACGTATTACTCACCTGCGATCCATTGCAGCAGGTTGAAGGTGAGCATCCTCTCGATGAGGTCCAGCGCGGCGGGCTGCACCTTCAGAAACTGTCCCGGGAAGGGCAGGAGGGGGAACTACGGCAGGTGCCTCATGTACCGTCGCGCGTCCGGAACTCGGGATAAATCGCAGGTCGTTGTGGTTTCTCAGGGGGAAGAGCGGGGCGTGGTTGATGATCTCCCTGAAGATGCAACCAGCGGATTAGACGCCAATGGTAGCGGACGCGGAGTAGTCGATGGAGTTGAGCAGTAGCTCCAGGGCAGGTACCACCGGGTGATCATGTACTCTGTCATCATGTCGCTCTCCGACGATGGCCACACCAGACCGAAGTGGCAGATCTTGAGGTCGCAGTTGGCGTTCAGCAGCAGCTTGCTCGGCAGGACAGGAGATTTTCCTTAAGAGTTCATCGTTATCTATCCTTGCAACAacaagtgcagatcaagaagacggCCATGGAGCGTCAACCTCAATTGGTATGACGGGAGGAAGGCGCTGCAGGAAGGGGGAGATTAATAACAGAATAAAGGTAAGGTAACTGAGAGGAACAGGGATGTGTCATCCTTAATTGGGAGTACGGGAGGAGAGGGGCTGGGAGGGGGAGATTTATAACAAATTGAAGTGGAGGTAACTGAGAGGAACGGAAGAGGAGTCGGCGTCGTTGATTAGGAGAAGATgaagagcaagaaggaaatggatTAGTTGTTGCGCATAATAAAGAGGTATAGGAGTTTCTCGTACAGGATATAGTATAGTAGTGGAAATTGATTTCCTTGTTGACATGGCATATCCGGTGACTTGGAATGCCGCATGGTGAGGGAAATAGTGGTAGTGGGAACTAAAAAGCTGATGTGGCATACATGCTGAGGTGGAGtgtgtgcatgttgagagaactcttagtagtggggatcaacttcttaagaatgtaagatgtAAGATTCCTCTGTTTTAGCTTATAGTACATGATCCCACAAGACATCCAACTCCTATATATTTTCCTATCACGTGTTTCAAACAGGCAGTAAAAACTTTCGAAACATAGTTTTCACTTATTCATTTTAGCTTaatttctagtatttttttttgaaagatTTCATCTCTTCCACTCTCCCCCAACCAAACAATTCCTATTATTAAGCCCCACATTTTCACTTCTCATAGCtattaagggcctctttgattcacagggttttgaaaaaaaatacagAAATAGGAAAGTATAGAATCAAGGAGTGTTTGATGCCACATGAAAAATAAAGGAATGGTGAAAaaaggttggagtggatgttagatttaCTATAAATTGCAGTACAAAAGattccataggaaaaattcctGCGGAATATGATCATATGAATCAAGGACCAACGTAGGCAAAATTCCCAAGGAttcaatcctccaaaaatcctgtACAACTTgcttgaatcaaaggagccctagcTAACATGTCACCACATAAAAAGATTAAAAATAAAAAGTTGCGCCATTCTTGCTTCCGAGTCCCTGTGCCACAAAGTAGTTCTCAATCAAGTACAAAAAGGTCCTCAGTGGTATTTTGCCAAAAAGGAGGGGGCTTTTGATGATATTCTCCCTTCGACATCACAGCTCCCCCTTCGCCGCGCCCGCCAGACCACCCGAGCCTCCCcatcccaaaccctagccgccgccgccgccgccgatggcgAAGCGCCCGCGCAACTTCCGGGCGGTGCGGTCCAACTCCTTCGAGTCCTACCTCCGGCGGGTCATATCCGAGGCCGGGCTCGCCGTGCCGGGCTGCTGCGCCGACGACGTCGCCGCCGCGCTCCGCGCCCGCCACCCGGACCTGCGCCGCAAGCAGCACGccccgctcgtcgccgccgtccgccgcgcccTCCTCACCGTCCCCCTCGCCCCCGCCCCCGGCGCCGACGGTGACGGATCCGACTCCGACGTGGACTcccgcgcctcctccccctcctcccgccgccggcgccacgacgcccacgccaccgcctcctcctccacctcctactCCGAGCACGACGACGACGCCCGCGCCCCCTCGCCTCCCCCCGCCTTCGACGTCACCAAGGCCATGCTCCGCACGCGCTACGCCTCCCTCACGCCCAGGAAGGagcccgccgcggccgccgccgcggccgccagccagcagctcgagatcgagctcaactCGGAGAAGCCCCGCCGGCGCGTCACgaccgatggcggcggcggcggcgaccccaAGCAGGAGGCAGGGGCcagcgaaggaggcggcggcggaggggcgaaGGGGCCCAGGTTTTCTGATCTCGGGGGGATGCAGTCCGTGATTAACGAGCTGATGATGGAGGTGGTGGTTCCCCTGTGCCACCCGGAGCTGCCGCTGCGGCTCGGGGTTCGGCCTGTGGCGGGGATTCTGCTGCACGGGCCGCCGGGCTGTGGGAAAACCACGCTCGCCCATGCAATCGCCAATGAGACTGGCGTGCCATTCTACAAGATATCCGCGCCGGAAGTCGTATCTGGGGTCTCTGGTATGCTATCTGATTTGATTCCTTGCACTATAAATTTGCAGAAGTTCTTAACCTTTGTGTAtgcatatgaaaattaatttgataTTTACCCATCATGTATCATGCTTGAAACAAGTGAAATGCAACAGTATTTAAGGAATGATGATTTTGGAAATACTATGCTGGTTTCTCTTGGGGTCAACTTGCAGAATATCACAGCCCATCTGGCCGATGAGCAAAATTTATACGTACATGCTAACTGATGAACTCTATAGATGTTAGTATTTTGTAATGCAAGCTCCTCAGTGCATTCCAACTAGAAATTGAAACTGCTGACAAATAAATAGCCAGCGATTAAGGTTAGTATTGTGCGCAAGTGGTCTTTAATTCAATTAGCTACTGTTTAAGTTCTATATTGTGAAATTGGTTTTTGCTGCTTTGAATAATTGAACTTAGTTGTCGAAGTGTAGCTCCCTAAAACAAGTTGTGGAAGTGAAGCACCTGGCCAAGCTTTGCTTTTATGCACTGCCATTTGCCAGTAGTTGGACATATATTTCTCAAGAACTATATAGTGGTCACTAAAGCATTGTACTTAAAGAGGTAGTGAAAGGTTTAGATACATGGTGATGGATCCATCTTCCCACCAGCCAGGATTAACTAAAGAATAATTTTTCAGAGGTGCTTTGATGCTTTCCTGGGAAGTGAGGATTTTTTTTGTGTGTGCATATCAATAGGGTATAATTTGCAACCATCCACTACCCTAGTACTAGCGAAGTAATAACAATACTGCTTCATGATCCGAATGTGAAATTTACACTTAAGGAGTTCATACATCCACTGTTCTAAGTTGTTTCTCATTTGTCTTCAATAGTTTTATATTCAGCTCCCCTACTACTTAAATTTTATCTGTCAGACCAATATAGAAGTTCGCCTCATAGTCGTTGTACTCGTGCAGGAGCTTCTGAGGAAAATATTAGAGTCTTGTTTAAGAAGGCGTACAGAACTGCTCCCTCAATTGTATTTATAGATGAGATAGACGCAATTGCATCCAAGAGGGAGAATTTGCAACGTGAAATGGAGCGGCGGATAGTTACACAGTTAATGACATGCATGGATGAATTCCACCAGAATGTTGGATCAGATGGTGGTGACTTGGACTCGCAATCATCTGAAAAGAAGCCTGGCTATGTCATTGTCATTGGAGCTACCAATAGGCCTGATGCTGTTGACCAAGCGCTTCGGAGACCAGGGAGGTTTGATCGAGAAATATCTCTTGGTGTTCCAGATGAGATTGGACGGAAACAGATTTTGAAGATGCTTACTCAGAACCTAACACTTGAGAAAGACCAATTTGACCTGTTCAAGATAGCAAGGGCTACCCCAGGATTTGTTGGTGCAGACTTGAAGGCATTGGTAGATAAAGCAGGGAATCTGGCAATGAAGAGAATAATTGTTGAAAGAAAAAAGCAGAGTGGTGGGGGTGATCTAAACAACAAGCAGGACTGGTGGAGACATCCTTGGAGTGAAGGTGAAATGGACAGCCTATGTATCACTATGGATGACTTTGAGGTAAGCCATATGGGATCATTTTTTCTTTCTTCTATTAACCACCTGCTGTCTGAACATACATTATATCGTTTTCATTGTCTGTTGTCTGCCATGTTCCTGTCCTTTTGTCCTCCTCTGCTATTAGCTTTTTAGTAGTGTGTTCCATCTTTGACACACTTTCTTGCTTCAATCCCTGAAGGAAGCAGCCACAATGGTTCAACCATCATTGAGAAGGGAAGGATTTTCTTCTGTGCCTGACGTCACATGGGAGGATGTTGGAGGTCTTGATTCGTTAAAGAAAGAATTTGACCGGTGCATTGTTCGTTGTATCAAGCACCCTGAAGTTTATAAGGTAATCACATGGGCTGCGTTCTACACTACTTTCTTCTGTCTGTTGCATTTAACCTGGTCAATTGGTCACCATAGTAACAGCAAGTTTAAGCCGCTTCTGAATTCGTACTGAAGGTAGTTCATAG
The sequence above is drawn from the Triticum aestivum cultivar Chinese Spring chromosome 7A, IWGSC CS RefSeq v2.1, whole genome shotgun sequence genome and encodes:
- the LOC123150540 gene encoding cell division control protein 48 homolog C, which produces MAKRPRNFRAVRSNSFESYLRRVISEAGLAVPGCCADDVAAALRARHPDLRRKQHAPLVAAVRRALLTVPLAPAPGADGDGSDSDVDSRASSPSSRRRRHDAHATASSSTSYSEHDDDARAPSPPPAFDVTKAMLRTRYASLTPRKEPAAAAAAAASQQLEIELNSEKPRRRVTTDGGGGGDPKQEAGASEGGGGGGAKGPRFSDLGGMQSVINELMMEVVVPLCHPELPLRLGVRPVAGILLHGPPGCGKTTLAHAIANETGVPFYKISAPEVVSGVSGASEENIRVLFKKAYRTAPSIVFIDEIDAIASKRENLQREMERRIVTQLMTCMDEFHQNVGSDGGDLDSQSSEKKPGYVIVIGATNRPDAVDQALRRPGRFDREISLGVPDEIGRKQILKMLTQNLTLEKDQFDLFKIARATPGFVGADLKALVDKAGNLAMKRIIVERKKQSGGGDLNNKQDWWRHPWSEGEMDSLCITMDDFEEAATMVQPSLRREGFSSVPDVTWEDVGGLDSLKKEFDRCIVRCIKHPEVYKDFGVNMQAGFLLFGPPGCGKTLIAKAVAHDAGANFIHIKGPELLNKYVGESESEVRKIFTRARINSPCILFFDEIDALTTKRGKEGGWVVERLLNQLLVELDGADQRHGVYVIGATNRIDVIDEAVLRPGRFGKKHFVPLPGADERVAILKAHTEKKTLSEDVDLNAIARREECNNLTGADLASLVNEAAMAALEERCEFLAKGDSSMSTDLTNKIKLRHFEHALSKVKPSVSEQQRKHFDALSKKYSAN